From the Cryptomeria japonica chromosome 2, Sugi_1.0, whole genome shotgun sequence genome, one window contains:
- the LOC131046166 gene encoding uncharacterized protein LOC131046166: MSCVCDAARVSSAVPADSDATVVGNRSSPSLTAKGNKIPADAVAAVDARSSPSSTANENVLSRSHARTSPTTKGDKVVRASSGATARGKCPSVVLANASRDANAAKKMPSSELRPVLVSNPISITLDEDIEMEIDHNSSIFSKHALICRFKGIWPSLPELHDWILQHWEPLLAGTIQDFRC; this comes from the coding sequence ATGTCATGTGTTTGCGATGCCGCTAGGGTTTCCTCGGCTGTGCCTGCCGACTCTGATGCGACCGTGGTTGGCAATCGTTCATCGCCCTCTTTGACGGCCAAAGGGAATAAGATCCCTGCCGATGCTGTTGCGGCTGTGGACGCTCGCTCGTCGCCTTCTTCGACGGCAAATGAGAATGTACTCAGTAGATCTCATGCTCGGACCTCTCCTACTACTAAGGGGGATAAGGTTGTTAGGGCTTCCTCGGGTGCGACGGCTAGGGGAAAGTGTCCCAGTGTGGTCTTGGCGAATGCTTCAAGGGACGCTAATGCTGCAAAGAAGATGCCTTCTTCTGAGCTTAGGCCTGTTCTGGTTTCAAATCCCATCTCCATAACGTTGGATGAAGATATTGAGATGGAGATAGATCACAACTCCTCTATTTTCTCCAAGCATGCTCTGATTTGTCGATTCAAAGGCATCTGGCCCAGTCTCCCAGAGCTACACGACTGGATTCTGCAACATTGGGAACCTCTTTTGGCGG